From a region of the Methanothermobacter sp. genome:
- a CDS encoding RAMP superfamily CRISPR-associated protein: MKTEIRKYCCLALDPIHVGAGGYRLGRADNTIVREPATGVPKLPGTSIAGTMREYYRIHLKENGKDEQEVIDVFGDENRRGRVRFHDGQILFFPVPSQEGTIWVTTPELLEYWLDIKLDFEDQVTAIYGLDSEHINLGWLYFKSRKDVRELPPMIGKWVKRAVSVPDSLFSQIVNDNLEVRTSVRIDPETGTAKSGALFTYEAIPRGTILAFEMGFEEEFEIEEILPYFRYMGIGGMGTRGFGRMEIRELKEDAEP, translated from the coding sequence ATGAAAACTGAAATCAGAAAGTACTGCTGCCTGGCACTTGACCCCATCCATGTGGGGGCAGGTGGTTACCGGCTTGGAAGGGCCGACAATACCATAGTGAGGGAGCCCGCAACAGGGGTGCCCAAGCTGCCAGGCACATCCATCGCTGGAACAATGAGGGAATACTACAGGATACACCTCAAGGAGAACGGAAAAGACGAACAGGAAGTTATTGATGTCTTCGGAGATGAAAACCGGCGCGGAAGGGTGAGGTTCCATGATGGACAGATACTCTTCTTTCCGGTGCCCTCCCAGGAGGGAACCATCTGGGTGACAACACCTGAACTCCTCGAATACTGGCTTGACATCAAACTGGATTTTGAAGACCAAGTCACAGCAATTTATGGACTTGACTCAGAACATATCAACCTTGGATGGCTTTACTTCAAATCCAGGAAGGATGTCAGGGAACTTCCCCCTATGATCGGTAAATGGGTTAAAAGGGCAGTTTCTGTCCCTGACAGTCTCTTCTCACAGATAGTGAACGACAACCTTGAGGTCAGAACCTCCGTGCGCATTGACCCTGAAACAGGGACTGCGAAAAGTGGTGCTCTGTTCACATACGAGGCAATACCCCGTGGAACCATACTCGCATTCGAGATGGGATTTGAGGAAGAATTTGAAATCGAGGAAATCCTCCCCTACTTCAGGTACATGGGCATAGGAGGTATGGGGACACGTGGATTTGGAAGAATGGAAATCAGGGAGCTGAAAGAAGATGCTGAACCTTGA
- a CDS encoding CRISPR-associated protein Csx11, with translation MSERPNKDKDDALYTIMERKDKILTAEIGALLHDIGKFHPAFIVSKSIKGERYSHTHIESILSEELIDLLRDEKFRVGETDIYTLIREHHTKSESSRYLQLLKICDGLDSADDKGIVTKKQPAENTVISTPFGYPKETIDLKRLMKRFEDLERTIHGLLRQYVDGVMGLSSLRNSLISILGNTFTHALGETRIPANDVTLWDHSRSTASLFKSLVCHEILDDGESSPAEVNPEWRILGFCWDGEGFINRGKRIADILTRERLMEEIKVALKRKFEEEIPVGNMIYEDINGIYITFPGIDREKNWKFIKDCAMEGYQIIRDMSDDEIWPFVLLSERSRSLTIMKSCLEFAERKRRIPKRSPVIFCEGDENYLEYESAPAAADKGDICPVCRLRSKDIDMEACEVCDERRRGRLDMWLNGGEDTVWIDEVADENNRIALITLRFGLSRWLDGTMLRTLYSWTPTNWLESFTANRDKIIEELEKRLSRLEKALEGMGKARDPSRVKKNKKIKKEEKRVIEKKLEVVNSATDKPSSIIEIIRVGCNEDNHLKGEIIKTFTGKIPPERIKEIYEDKPENIATRFFTQNPSPARLYRIWNETGEFLDSLMDGITDRVYNSKWKRLRFQFDPEELGVIKDNEHERQGFIIKIDGLKPEHLLVFHNSNGEFYTIESLLKYTFHGENGKDAVREALKRGITWLSPEDDPEMNLLNGDHTLTINILEEDEYTPMIKIKGAPTLLQIMVPASDSMKIIELIMCLYSERFRKVKGKLPLNLGLLVSGRKFPLYMLLDAGERLLNGDEFLKPEMMDPWWELQCMRSDPYYGFYPTYSRDEYTLLDLEGLTSGRIHYLQPGYFDFEMLSATDDRYLITYDNRQRNTPEHRLYSARPLHLHMIPNMMRLWELLRSNLSNSKMNSLEENLTSRLRELRGVRDPSREIVFKRFALASLMNAFNGKWESLRSETQDFILRSAVNGVLLDTLVLFRHMLKEDGNEN, from the coding sequence GTGAGTGAACGTCCAAACAAAGATAAGGATGATGCCCTTTACACCATAATGGAGAGGAAGGATAAAATCCTCACAGCCGAGATCGGGGCACTGCTGCACGACATCGGAAAGTTTCACCCTGCTTTTATTGTTAGCAAATCCATCAAGGGTGAAAGGTATTCACATACCCACATTGAGAGTATTCTTAGTGAAGAACTTATTGATCTTCTCAGAGACGAGAAATTCAGGGTAGGTGAAACAGACATCTACACCCTCATCAGAGAGCATCACACTAAAAGTGAAAGCTCCAGGTATCTGCAGCTTCTCAAAATATGCGATGGGCTCGATTCAGCCGATGATAAGGGCATAGTCACTAAAAAGCAGCCAGCTGAGAATACAGTTATCAGCACACCATTCGGTTACCCCAAGGAGACCATAGATCTCAAGCGCCTCATGAAACGCTTCGAGGACCTTGAGAGGACCATTCATGGTCTTCTAAGGCAGTATGTTGATGGTGTTATGGGCCTCTCCTCCCTGAGGAATTCCCTTATATCCATTCTTGGAAACACCTTCACCCATGCCCTAGGTGAGACGAGAATCCCCGCCAATGATGTCACCCTATGGGATCACTCCCGCTCCACAGCATCACTATTCAAGTCCCTGGTGTGCCATGAAATCCTGGATGATGGTGAAAGTAGTCCTGCAGAAGTGAACCCAGAATGGAGGATCCTTGGTTTCTGCTGGGACGGGGAGGGATTCATAAACAGGGGAAAGAGGATCGCTGACATACTGACGAGAGAGAGGCTCATGGAGGAAATCAAGGTTGCACTTAAAAGAAAATTCGAAGAGGAGATCCCTGTTGGAAACATGATTTACGAGGATATCAACGGCATCTACATCACATTTCCGGGGATTGACAGAGAAAAAAACTGGAAATTCATAAAAGATTGTGCCATGGAGGGCTATCAGATCATCAGGGATATGAGCGATGACGAGATATGGCCCTTCGTTCTGCTGAGTGAAAGGTCCCGTTCACTTACCATCATGAAATCATGCCTGGAATTTGCAGAAAGGAAAAGGAGGATACCGAAAAGGAGTCCAGTAATATTCTGTGAAGGGGATGAAAATTACCTGGAGTATGAATCAGCACCCGCTGCAGCTGATAAAGGAGACATCTGCCCTGTCTGCAGGTTGCGGAGTAAGGACATTGATATGGAGGCCTGTGAAGTCTGTGATGAGAGGAGGAGGGGCAGGCTTGATATGTGGCTCAATGGTGGGGAAGACACAGTATGGATTGATGAGGTTGCAGATGAGAATAACCGCATCGCACTTATCACGCTGAGGTTCGGTCTTTCCAGATGGCTTGATGGTACGATGCTGAGGACGCTATACAGCTGGACACCCACTAACTGGCTGGAATCATTTACTGCAAACAGGGACAAAATCATCGAAGAACTGGAAAAGAGATTATCTAGATTAGAAAAAGCTCTTGAAGGTATGGGAAAAGCAAGGGATCCCTCCAGAGTTAAAAAAAATAAGAAAATCAAAAAAGAGGAGAAAAGAGTCATAGAAAAGAAACTGGAAGTGGTGAATTCAGCGACTGATAAACCCAGCTCTATAATTGAAATTATCAGAGTGGGATGTAATGAGGATAATCATCTAAAAGGCGAGATAATCAAAACATTCACCGGAAAAATCCCGCCTGAGAGAATCAAAGAGATCTACGAGGATAAACCGGAAAATATTGCAACGAGATTCTTCACCCAGAATCCATCTCCTGCCCGTTTATACAGGATATGGAACGAAACCGGTGAATTCCTGGATTCGCTAATGGATGGTATCACGGATAGGGTATATAATTCAAAATGGAAACGCCTCAGATTCCAGTTTGATCCCGAAGAACTGGGGGTTATAAAGGATAATGAACATGAAAGACAGGGATTCATAATAAAAATCGATGGTCTCAAGCCGGAACATCTCCTGGTGTTCCATAATTCCAATGGGGAATTCTACACCATTGAATCTCTCCTAAAGTACACGTTCCATGGGGAGAATGGTAAAGATGCTGTCAGGGAGGCCCTTAAAAGAGGCATAACCTGGCTTTCACCCGAGGATGACCCTGAAATGAACCTTTTAAATGGAGACCACACCCTGACCATCAACATTCTGGAAGAAGATGAATATACCCCCATGATAAAAATAAAGGGAGCTCCTACTCTGCTGCAGATAATGGTCCCTGCATCTGACTCCATGAAGATCATCGAACTCATAATGTGCCTTTATAGTGAAAGGTTCAGGAAGGTTAAAGGTAAATTACCCCTCAATCTGGGCCTCCTTGTTTCAGGAAGAAAATTTCCCCTCTACATGCTCCTAGATGCGGGTGAACGTTTACTGAACGGCGATGAGTTCCTGAAACCAGAGATGATGGATCCATGGTGGGAACTACAATGCATGAGATCAGACCCATACTATGGCTTCTACCCCACATACAGCAGGGATGAATACACCCTCCTGGACCTTGAAGGGTTAACATCTGGAAGGATCCACTACCTCCAGCCAGGATACTTTGACTTTGAAATGCTCTCAGCAACAGATGACAGGTACCTGATAACCTATGATAACCGGCAAAGAAACACACCTGAACACAGATTATATTCCGCAAGGCCACTTCACCTCCACATGATTCCCAATATGATGAGGTTATGGGAGTTGCTGAGGAGTAACCTCTCAAATTCCAAGATGAACAGCCTCGAGGAGAACCTCACATCCAGGCTGAGGGAGCTGAGAGGTGTCAGAGACCCATCCAGAGAGATTGTATTTAAAAGATTCGCTCTCGCATCACTCATGAATGCATTCAATGGAAAATGGGAATCTCTAAGATCCGAAACACAGGATTTTATTTTAAGATCAGCAGTGAATGGGGTTTTACTGGATACGCTTGTGCTCTTCAGACACATGTTGAAGGAGGATGGAAATGAAAACTGA
- a CDS encoding RAMP superfamily CRISPR-associated protein: protein MKSRTQDELVHDHYLNKRNEEIETKTKMLGKVSKDHENDFKIFYPSPEGLKDLPGGSVLICIEFTLKKPYTGRGEDEFYEKRNPIIRDKFTCLPIVRPSSWKGNLRFSATQIDDPRFSNKDIIIGRLFGSGSRKRDGRRGRLHFFPTFFEKWEKDVITPISRKTRKPKRGALEVEVIKEGRNGEFHILYTPYPRGKGFTMDEVVEDLEFLAEALKLMFYTYGFSARKTSGFGVIRDEVEGNLYVSDRSHGFRDLHKLRDLVRGVLGE, encoded by the coding sequence TTGAAATCCAGAACACAGGATGAACTGGTCCACGACCACTATCTCAATAAGAGAAATGAAGAGATTGAAACCAAAACCAAGATGCTTGGAAAGGTTTCAAAGGACCATGAGAATGATTTCAAAATATTCTATCCATCACCTGAGGGCCTCAAGGATCTCCCGGGAGGTTCAGTTCTCATCTGCATAGAATTCACCCTCAAGAAGCCATACACAGGCAGGGGGGAAGATGAATTCTATGAAAAAAGGAACCCCATAATAAGGGACAAATTCACGTGCCTCCCGATTGTAAGACCATCCAGCTGGAAGGGTAACCTGAGATTCTCAGCCACACAAATAGATGATCCCAGATTCAGTAACAAGGACATCATCATAGGGCGTTTATTTGGCTCAGGGTCCAGGAAGAGAGATGGTAGACGAGGTAGACTCCACTTCTTCCCCACATTCTTTGAGAAATGGGAAAAGGACGTCATCACCCCCATCAGCAGAAAAACAAGAAAACCGAAGCGGGGCGCCCTGGAAGTGGAGGTTATAAAGGAGGGAAGGAATGGAGAATTCCACATCCTCTACACCCCTTACCCCCGTGGAAAAGGGTTTACAATGGATGAGGTGGTGGAGGACCTTGAATTCCTTGCAGAGGCCCTGAAACTGATGTTTTACACCTACGGTTTCTCAGCCAGAAAAACCTCAGGTTTTGGTGTAATCAGAGATGAAGTAGAAGGAAATTTATATGTCTCAGACCGGTCACACGGATTCAGAGATCTCCATAAACTGAGGGATCTTGTAAGGGGGGTCCTGGGTGAGTGA
- the cmr1 gene encoding type III-B CRISPR module RAMP protein Cmr1 yields MGGPRVFRIKLQAPYKIWTGDHKRSNVLRESGLIGSIRWWYEALIRALGGTACGPIDNSKCNGRIHCDACELFGCRGWSRKFILRCSNGKTIKISITELRKMKDVELGLLNTTFRIIENYGAMGGKLAHEEYGIIRIMESDLEEFQPEKSQLKGYLRKKGSHCKNPNLKRFIFIENPDRRLVMKLKDECDFLKGSNNRGKRYFYKTSGKRLFAYALNEDEYSRIIQCAPGDRVTTWDEFLEELL; encoded by the coding sequence ATGGGGGGACCCAGAGTATTCAGAATCAAACTTCAGGCACCCTATAAAATATGGACGGGGGACCATAAAAGATCAAATGTCCTGAGAGAGAGTGGACTTATAGGGAGCATCAGATGGTGGTATGAGGCCCTTATAAGGGCCCTTGGAGGGACTGCGTGCGGACCCATAGATAACTCCAAGTGTAATGGGAGGATTCACTGCGATGCCTGCGAATTATTCGGTTGCAGAGGCTGGTCCCGGAAATTCATACTGAGATGTTCCAACGGGAAGACCATAAAAATCAGTATCACTGAACTTAGAAAAATGAAAGATGTGGAACTAGGCCTCCTGAATACCACATTCAGGATAATAGAAAATTACGGCGCCATGGGGGGTAAACTGGCACATGAGGAATATGGGATCATAAGGATAATGGAAAGTGACCTTGAAGAATTCCAACCCGAAAAATCCCAACTAAAGGGTTACCTCAGGAAAAAGGGTTCCCACTGTAAGAATCCCAATTTAAAACGATTCATTTTCATTGAAAACCCTGATCGCAGACTTGTGATGAAACTCAAAGATGAATGCGACTTTCTGAAGGGATCAAATAATAGAGGTAAGCGATACTTTTATAAAACCTCAGGCAAAAGGCTCTTCGCATATGCGCTGAATGAGGACGAATACAGCCGCATCATCCAGTGCGCACCAGGGGATAGAGTTACAACATGGGATGAGTTCCTGGAGGAATTGCTTTGA
- the arsB gene encoding ACR3 family arsenite efflux transporter, translated as MESEEMGIFERYLTVWVILCIITGVGLGHFIPAFPALLNRLQYAQVSLPVAVLIWLMIYPMMLRIDFSSIIRATRELRGLTVTCGTNWLIKPFTMYIVASFFLLGVFSNLIPPELGREYLAGAVLLGAAPCTAMVFVWSSLTRGDAAYTLVQVAVNDIILLFAYAPIVAFLLGIGNIQVPYDTLILSVVLFVVVPLLAGYLTRRRLITSRGPEYFQRFLGKFEKITIIGLLLTLIIIFSFQGGVIIENPLHIGLIAVPLILQTFLIFTVAYLWARIWSLRHAVAAPAALIGASNFFELAVAVAISLFGLQSGAALATVVGVLVEVPVMLTLVRIANATRDRFPA; from the coding sequence ATGGAAAGTGAAGAGATGGGAATATTCGAAAGGTACCTCACGGTCTGGGTAATACTATGCATAATCACAGGGGTGGGACTGGGACATTTCATACCAGCCTTCCCGGCCCTCCTCAACAGGTTACAGTACGCCCAGGTATCCCTTCCTGTGGCGGTGCTCATATGGCTAATGATATACCCCATGATGCTCAGGATAGACTTCTCAAGCATAATACGGGCCACCAGGGAACTCAGGGGGCTCACTGTTACCTGCGGGACCAACTGGCTCATAAAGCCATTCACCATGTACATCGTGGCATCATTCTTCCTCCTCGGAGTTTTCTCAAATCTGATACCACCTGAACTCGGGAGGGAGTACCTTGCAGGGGCGGTGCTCCTGGGGGCAGCTCCATGCACGGCAATGGTGTTCGTCTGGAGCAGCCTCACACGGGGTGACGCTGCCTACACACTGGTGCAGGTGGCGGTGAACGACATAATACTCCTCTTCGCCTACGCCCCCATAGTGGCCTTCCTCCTGGGGATAGGTAACATCCAGGTACCCTACGACACCCTCATACTCTCGGTGGTCCTCTTCGTGGTGGTACCACTCCTTGCAGGCTACCTCACAAGGAGGAGGCTCATCACCTCAAGGGGCCCGGAGTACTTCCAGAGGTTCCTGGGGAAATTCGAGAAGATAACAATCATAGGACTCCTCCTCACCCTCATCATAATATTCTCATTCCAGGGGGGAGTCATAATCGAGAACCCCCTCCACATCGGCCTGATTGCGGTGCCCCTCATACTGCAGACCTTCCTGATCTTCACGGTGGCCTACCTCTGGGCCCGCATCTGGAGTCTGAGGCATGCGGTGGCTGCACCGGCGGCCCTCATAGGTGCAAGCAACTTCTTTGAACTTGCAGTTGCTGTGGCAATATCACTCTTCGGCCTCCAGTCAGGGGCGGCCCTCGCCACCGTGGTTGGGGTCCTGGTGGAGGTCCCGGTTATGCTCACACTTGTGAGGATAGCCAACGCAACACGGGACAGGTTCCCGGCCTGA
- a CDS encoding glycosyltransferase: MISLICVYNDRETLRRFLLRDLREGDDYELILLDNTTHRFSSAAGTLNHGAEMATGDTLIFAHQDVHVKPEAIRRMASYTSSLEDAGVVGAAGVAGPFRLFSSMKQGDPPVDVGRRIEAPVRVKTVDECLFALPSGVWRRHPFDEETCSHWHLYAVERCLALKKRGYSIYAVPVEAYHRSPGYSMSPEYYTTMGAIMKKHRVPVVWTSLGFSTPYLPLGLQRRLKEFLMRL; this comes from the coding sequence ATGATATCATTAATATGTGTCTACAATGATAGAGAAACCCTCAGGAGGTTCCTCCTCAGGGACCTCCGTGAAGGGGACGATTATGAACTCATACTCCTTGATAACACCACCCATAGATTCAGTTCCGCTGCAGGGACCCTCAACCATGGTGCGGAGATGGCCACAGGCGACACCCTCATATTCGCCCACCAGGATGTGCACGTAAAACCCGAAGCCATCAGACGGATGGCCTCATATACATCTTCACTGGAGGATGCAGGTGTGGTGGGTGCTGCTGGAGTGGCCGGTCCCTTCAGGTTGTTCTCCAGCATGAAACAGGGTGACCCACCGGTGGATGTTGGGAGGAGAATCGAGGCTCCGGTGAGGGTTAAGACCGTTGACGAGTGCCTCTTCGCCCTACCATCAGGGGTCTGGAGGAGGCATCCCTTTGATGAGGAGACCTGCAGCCACTGGCACCTCTATGCGGTTGAACGGTGCCTCGCCCTTAAAAAGAGGGGTTACAGTATCTACGCGGTCCCTGTGGAGGCCTACCACAGGTCACCGGGTTACTCAATGTCCCCTGAATACTACACCACAATGGGGGCCATAATGAAAAAACACAGGGTCCCGGTGGTTTGGACCTCCCTGGGGTTCTCCACACCATACCTGCCTCTGGGACTCCAGAGGAGGCTGAAGGAGTTCCTCATGAGGTTATAG
- a CDS encoding D-glucuronyl C5-epimerase family protein, translating into MKKLFILILGLIFILACSPSHAVDNTTGCNGTPDHLNRSYYLDNYQELLKGAVKNNTRIRNHLYTRYTSTGDRRYYQAYVDAGYAVKVFSGIKSKRALRSDEKIIEIKTIQANNAYYSRKLSPSDTIVIVFSSRACQFRNMPVPEFKSNLPFVYYRNRGWHIYPVTTSNLAGGCRNTTDFIEVLDEQKLTVSFRTYRGMRYAVFPMYFDYHGSGTGWLDSFAQGNLAGHYARAYNLTGKREYLDISNSLINSFHAPTNLVKTTKYGNFYLHYNFLREHYILNAHLICTLGINNVHRYTGNSRALNLFRNGVSTFRRMNWRFDSGRWTYYAVSGRYYRPAWLASESYHRLHVQLANRVWKATGDSYYRSIALRWNSYLKRKGLTPERI; encoded by the coding sequence ATGAAAAAACTTTTTATCCTGATTCTTGGCCTAATTTTCATCCTTGCATGCAGCCCGTCCCATGCGGTGGATAACACCACAGGCTGCAACGGGACACCTGACCACCTGAACCGCTCATACTACCTGGACAATTACCAGGAACTCCTCAAGGGGGCGGTTAAAAATAACACGAGGATAAGGAACCACCTCTATACACGCTACACCTCAACAGGTGATAGGAGGTACTACCAGGCATACGTAGATGCAGGTTACGCCGTTAAAGTCTTCTCAGGCATCAAGAGTAAGCGGGCCCTGAGGAGCGATGAGAAGATCATCGAGATCAAGACCATACAGGCCAATAATGCCTACTACTCCAGGAAACTTTCACCATCAGATACGATAGTGATTGTATTCAGCAGCAGGGCCTGCCAGTTCAGGAACATGCCTGTACCAGAGTTCAAAAGCAACCTGCCCTTCGTCTACTACAGGAACAGGGGATGGCACATTTACCCCGTAACCACATCCAACCTTGCAGGTGGCTGCAGGAACACCACAGACTTCATTGAAGTGCTGGATGAACAGAAACTCACGGTAAGCTTCAGGACATACAGGGGTATGCGCTACGCGGTATTCCCCATGTACTTTGACTACCATGGCTCAGGTACCGGCTGGCTTGACAGCTTCGCCCAGGGAAACCTTGCAGGCCACTACGCCAGGGCATACAACCTCACAGGTAAAAGGGAGTACCTTGACATCTCAAATTCCCTCATAAACAGTTTTCATGCCCCAACAAACCTTGTGAAAACCACGAAATACGGTAACTTCTACCTCCACTACAACTTCCTGAGGGAACACTACATCCTCAACGCCCACCTAATCTGCACATTGGGAATCAACAACGTCCACAGGTACACAGGGAACTCAAGAGCGCTTAACCTATTCAGAAATGGCGTTTCAACCTTCAGGAGGATGAACTGGAGGTTCGACAGTGGGCGATGGACATATTATGCTGTGAGCGGCAGGTACTACAGGCCCGCCTGGCTAGCCAGTGAGAGCTACCACAGACTCCACGTACAGCTTGCAAACAGGGTCTGGAAGGCAACAGGGGACAGCTACTACCGCAGCATTGCCTTAAGGTGGAACAGTTACCTCAAAAGGAAGGGACTCACACCCGAGAGGATCTGA
- a CDS encoding glycosyltransferase family 2 protein: MIPAYNEEGSIGALLDRIKLLYPDAEIIVVDNNSSDRTAEIAASRGVRVIFEGRQGKTNAMLVAFRNVRTEYAIMMDADCTYPPEDSAHLIDVLKGRGADVVLGSRLNGDVEDGAISRLNRIGNRILSLTATILYRPVSDVCTGHWAFRRRAIDYLIDVGLRYPGFELEAEMFSKLARSDLRIVEVPISYRRRSDEPKLSSLTDGFKIFRTLLMGRLKG; encoded by the coding sequence ATGATACCGGCCTACAATGAGGAGGGGTCCATAGGGGCACTTCTTGACAGGATAAAGTTGCTCTACCCTGACGCTGAGATCATCGTGGTTGATAATAACTCATCTGATAGGACCGCTGAGATTGCAGCATCACGTGGTGTCAGGGTCATCTTTGAGGGGAGGCAGGGAAAAACTAATGCCATGCTCGTAGCCTTCAGGAATGTGAGGACGGAGTATGCCATCATGATGGACGCCGACTGCACCTACCCACCCGAGGACTCGGCGCACCTGATAGATGTGCTCAAAGGGAGGGGGGCTGATGTGGTCCTCGGCTCAAGGCTGAATGGTGACGTGGAGGATGGTGCAATATCCCGCCTCAACAGGATCGGGAACCGTATACTGAGCCTCACCGCCACAATCCTTTACCGTCCCGTGAGTGATGTCTGCACAGGGCACTGGGCCTTCAGGAGGAGGGCGATAGATTACCTCATAGATGTGGGGCTGAGGTATCCTGGATTTGAACTGGAGGCCGAGATGTTCTCAAAACTTGCAAGGTCAGACCTCAGGATAGTTGAGGTCCCCATCTCCTACAGGAGGAGGTCCGATGAACCCAAACTCTCATCACTGACTGATGGCTTCAAAATCTTCAGGACGCTTCTGATGGGCAGATTAAAAGGGTGA
- a CDS encoding glycosyltransferase family 2 protein encodes MDLTKKASVIIVTYNHSEYIENCVKSVLSNNPLEIIVVDNGSTDGTLEILETMSEVRVVSGHGNVGYGAGNNIGVTVARGEYVVILNPDTLVEENWLEELLKPLESHEKLVTTPKFLLFDGSKINGAGLIVHFTGLSFLRGLNADKDEFSKKEFVNGIAGECFAMRRDDYLKLKFDENLLAYNEDGEFSWRLKVNDFRILYVPESRFYHDYTLTVPPEKIYHLEKARYLILRKYFSLKQIFIIIPSLIIAEILTWGYAILKGSSGVKFKFRAFLDSLKNEVDPVECNIRNLLENLDFQIPDDQLTYSTLDKFIKRFANMVFLINYKLIVSR; translated from the coding sequence TTGGATTTAACCAAAAAGGCCAGTGTAATAATTGTTACCTATAACCACAGTGAATATATAGAAAACTGTGTTAAATCTGTCCTATCAAATAACCCACTGGAGATTATTGTGGTTGATAATGGATCAACAGATGGAACTCTTGAAATTTTGGAAACCATGAGTGAAGTCAGGGTGGTCAGTGGTCATGGAAATGTGGGGTATGGTGCGGGTAACAATATTGGTGTCACGGTGGCAAGGGGAGAATATGTTGTTATCTTGAATCCAGATACCCTTGTGGAAGAGAACTGGCTTGAAGAGCTCTTAAAGCCCTTGGAATCCCATGAAAAGTTAGTTACAACACCTAAATTTCTTCTATTTGACGGCTCAAAGATTAACGGCGCCGGCCTAATCGTTCACTTTACTGGTTTGTCCTTTTTGCGAGGACTCAATGCTGATAAAGATGAATTTTCAAAAAAAGAATTTGTTAACGGAATTGCTGGCGAATGTTTTGCAATGAGAAGAGATGATTATCTTAAATTAAAGTTTGATGAGAATCTTCTGGCCTATAACGAGGACGGGGAATTCTCATGGAGACTTAAGGTAAATGACTTTAGGATACTGTATGTTCCTGAATCCAGATTTTATCATGATTATACACTTACTGTTCCTCCTGAGAAAATTTATCACCTTGAAAAGGCCAGATATCTCATACTGAGAAAGTATTTCTCATTGAAGCAGATTTTTATCATAATACCTTCCCTGATTATTGCAGAAATTTTAACATGGGGCTATGCTATTCTTAAGGGATCATCAGGCGTTAAATTTAAGTTTAGAGCTTTTCTAGATTCACTCAAAAATGAAGTTGATCCAGTAGAATGCAATATTAGAAATCTACTCGAAAATCTGGATTTTCAAATTCCAGATGACCAGCTAACCTACTCAACTCTTGATAAATTTATTAAAAGATTTGCTAACATGGTTTTTCTAATAAATTACAAGTTAATAGTTTCTCGGTGA